A window of Gossypium raimondii isolate GPD5lz chromosome 7, ASM2569854v1, whole genome shotgun sequence genomic DNA:
AAATCACCCTCCACCCTCCACCCTCCACCCTCCACTCACTACTCTCAACTCTCATATTTCACACCCTTTACCAAATaccactttgattcttttacataTTCTTCTTCAGTTAAACGTAAAGCCAAACAATTTCAACTTGAACATGGGGAACTGCACATCTAGCTGTTTTATCCAGGTTTCGGACATGGCCAAAGTAATCGATGCTCAAGGGAAGCTGAGGAAAGTGAAGCTCCCTGTGAAGGCAGCAGAGATCATGCTCGACGAACCTGGTCGCGTCATCTCTCCCGTGGAAGAGCTGAAACGAACTCGCTGCGTCGTCCCAATGCGAGCTGACGATGAACTGCTGGCGGCTAAAGCTTACGTTTTGGTTCCTATACAAAGGGTGAACTGCAAAGTTACGGATGTGGATGTGGCGATCATAGAAGCTGCTTGTAGCGGAAAGAAAAGGGCAAAAAGTGGTGCTAAGGTTTTGCCTGAGTTGAGAGAGGAAGAGAGGCAAGTAGATCCGGTTTTGGCTGTCCCTGGGTGCCGGAAAGGGAATTACAGGCCCTGGACTCCTGTTTTGGAACCAATTTCTGAAGTGCTCTGAGAAGCCATGCTCGTGCTTTTTGTTGGGTTAGGCTTCCTTCATCAGATTTCCCAAATTCATTGTTCAAAAGTTGGGAGATTTTAAATATACTTGAACCTGTAATTTTGTGGTAGAAGAAATCTAGGACCAATTCTTTCATGTAatcactgtttttcttttaatcctTGTAGCCTCTCAAGTTTGGTTATGAAAGTAATACAATACTGATATCCACAAATAAATCTCATTAGGATAAATTGAGACGTCGTCTCCTTTACAGCTACCCTACCCTAGATGATGGGAGCACCATTCTAAGGGCAACCAGATAAATTTCAGCTCCTTCTCCCCCAACAACATGGGACATAGATTCTTCTTTCTTATTCTCTCTTTACTCTTCCTCTATATTTGGTCACTCCGACCGACTAACCAGTGGCTCTTAATCCGTCGGGTGGACCACCTATAACCACCGCCTCCCATTTTGTGTATCAACAGAATTAATCTCCAAAATCAGATGGAAACATGAAATCCTTTCCAAAAGTTAAGATCACTctcgtttattttcttttcctcctcGTTTATGGCATACCTACTTGCCATTCTCTAatccatatataaatattggcTCCATGGTGTGGCGAGCCATATATGCGAGCTATGAAAGCTAAAGATCACTctcgtttattttcttttcctcctcGTTTATGGCATACCTACTTGCCATTCTCTAatccatatataaatattggcTCCATGGTGTGGCGAGCTATATATGCGAGCTATGAAAGCTACGCATATATACTGGCTTTGTGCGAGCTATATATGCATAATTGACCCCTTTCTTTGGCTCATTGTGCGAGCTAGGCATTGGTTCATGTGATTAGTCTTAGCTTTTTTGACGAGC
This region includes:
- the LOC105794786 gene encoding uncharacterized protein LOC105794786; translated protein: MGNCTSSCFIQVSDMAKVIDAQGKLRKVKLPVKAAEIMLDEPGRVISPVEELKRTRCVVPMRADDELLAAKAYVLVPIQRVNCKVTDVDVAIIEAACSGKKRAKSGAKVLPELREEERQVDPVLAVPGCRKGNYRPWTPVLEPISEVL